From one Sphingobacteriaceae bacterium genomic stretch:
- the icd gene encoding isocitrate dehydrogenase (NADP(+)): protein MADRSQYYRAPADGKAIRVQAGKLQVPENPIIPFIEGDGTGPDIWRATVQVIDAAVAHAYGGQRRIFWYEVYAGEKAYRLLGAWLPGETLEAFQEYAVGIKGPLTTPVGGGFRSLNVAIRQELDLYACVRPVRWFPGVPSPVTNPGDVNMVIFRENTEDIYKGIEWRHDSPEAARVRQFLADELGVPLREDTGIGIKPVSAFGSKRLVRMAINYALQRGRRSVTLIHKGNIMKFTEGAFRDWGYELAREEFPDTTITEDELWQRHEGKQPAGKVVIKDRIADIMFQHALLRPKEFDVLATLNLNGDYLSDALAAQVGGIGIAPGANIGDEVAVFEATHGTAPKYAGLDKVNPSSLLLSGVMMLEHIGWQEAADAIVAALEKTIQDKVVTYDFARQMEGATEVKTSQFAQEIIKRL, encoded by the coding sequence GTGGCGGACAGGTCACAGTATTACCGGGCCCCGGCGGATGGAAAGGCGATCCGGGTACAGGCAGGCAAGCTGCAGGTACCGGAAAATCCCATCATTCCATTCATCGAAGGTGACGGCACCGGGCCAGACATTTGGCGGGCAACGGTCCAAGTAATCGACGCGGCGGTAGCTCACGCCTATGGCGGCCAAAGGCGGATTTTCTGGTACGAAGTGTACGCCGGTGAAAAAGCCTATCGCCTCTTGGGGGCCTGGCTGCCGGGGGAAACCTTGGAAGCCTTCCAGGAATACGCCGTCGGCATCAAGGGGCCGCTGACCACCCCCGTGGGGGGCGGCTTCCGCAGCCTGAACGTAGCCATTCGTCAAGAACTGGATTTGTATGCATGCGTCCGGCCGGTGCGCTGGTTCCCCGGCGTGCCCAGCCCGGTGACCAACCCCGGCGACGTGAACATGGTCATCTTCCGGGAAAACACCGAGGACATCTACAAGGGCATCGAGTGGCGCCACGACTCCCCTGAAGCCGCCCGGGTGCGGCAGTTCCTGGCCGACGAGCTGGGCGTTCCCCTGCGGGAGGACACGGGCATCGGCATCAAGCCCGTCAGCGCCTTCGGCTCCAAGCGCCTGGTGCGCATGGCCATCAACTACGCCCTCCAGCGGGGACGCCGCAGCGTAACCTTGATCCACAAGGGCAACATCATGAAGTTCACCGAAGGCGCCTTCCGGGACTGGGGCTACGAGCTGGCCCGGGAGGAATTCCCCGACACCACCATCACCGAAGACGAACTGTGGCAGCGCCACGAGGGCAAGCAGCCCGCGGGCAAGGTGGTCATCAAGGACCGCATCGCCGACATCATGTTCCAGCACGCGCTGCTGCGGCCCAAGGAATTCGATGTGCTGGCCACCCTCAACCTGAACGGCGACTACCTGTCCGATGCCCTGGCCGCTCAGGTCGGCGGCATCGGCATCGCCCCCGGCGCCAACATCGGCGACGAGGTGGCGGTGTTCGAGGCCACCCACGGCACGGCGCCCAAGTACGCCGGCCTGGACAAGGTCAATCCTTCCTCCCTGCTCCTCTCCGGCGTCATGATGCTGGAGCACATCGGCTGGCAGGAAGCGGCCGATGCCATCGTCGCCGCCTTGGAAAAGACCATCCAGGACAAGGTGGTCACCTACGACTTCGCCCGGCAGATGGAAGGGGCCACGGAGGTCAAGACCTCCCAATTCGCCCAGGAGATCATCAAGCGCCTGTAA
- the dxs gene encoding 1-deoxy-D-xylulose-5-phosphate synthase, with protein sequence MARILDRVNGPEDLKKLSHTEKLALATEIRETILETISKTGGHLGSGLGAVELTLALHTVFDSPRDKIIWDVGHQTYPHKLITGRRDRFHTIRQRGGLSGFPRRAESPHDHFGVAHASTALSAGMGYAAARDRQGEKHHVVVVVGDAGLTGGMAFEALNHAGHDQTDLIVVLNDNSMSIAPNVGALAKYLTRIRTEPLYTRLRDDLERLMGSIPRVGPQIVRTAERLKDGLKQVLVPGMFFEQLGFTYLGPVDGHDLAAVEEVLRHARRLEGPVLIHTHTQKGKGYRLAEGDPVTWHGPGPFKVETGESLRRSGGAPSYSKIFGETLTRMAEQDEKIVAITAAMPDGTGLTGFQARHPDRFYDVGIAEQHAVTFGAGLACGGMKPFVAIYSTFLQRAYDQIIHDVAIQKLPVRFCIDRAGLVGADGETHQGAFDMAYLRCIPNMVVMAPKDEKEFARMLETARQYEEGPIALRYPRGAGVGAVPDPAPEPLPIGRGELLRPGADVAIIAIGSMVHPALAAAEQLAAGGIDAAVVNARFVKPLDEELLLDVIGRADCVVTVEEGARQGGFGSAVLELLADRGLTPVVRRLGLPDVFVPHGDVGGFLEEFGLTPEGIAAAAEEALAAAGRPLLGPARRRADAVGR encoded by the coding sequence GTGGCACGCATCCTGGACCGAGTCAACGGGCCCGAAGATTTGAAAAAGTTGAGCCACACCGAGAAGCTGGCCCTGGCGACGGAGATCCGGGAAACGATCCTTGAGACCATATCCAAGACCGGCGGACACCTGGGCTCGGGCCTGGGCGCCGTGGAACTGACTCTGGCCCTCCATACCGTTTTCGACAGCCCGCGGGACAAGATCATATGGGACGTGGGGCACCAGACCTACCCCCACAAATTGATCACCGGCCGCCGGGACCGCTTCCACACCATCCGGCAGCGGGGCGGCCTCAGCGGCTTTCCCCGGCGGGCGGAAAGCCCCCATGACCATTTCGGCGTGGCCCACGCCAGCACCGCCCTGTCGGCGGGCATGGGCTATGCCGCCGCCCGGGACCGGCAGGGGGAGAAGCACCACGTGGTGGTGGTGGTGGGCGACGCGGGGCTGACGGGGGGCATGGCCTTCGAGGCCCTGAACCATGCGGGCCACGACCAGACCGACTTGATCGTAGTCCTCAACGACAACTCCATGTCCATCGCCCCCAACGTGGGGGCTTTGGCCAAATATTTGACCCGCATCCGCACCGAGCCCCTGTACACCCGGCTGCGGGACGACCTGGAGCGGCTCATGGGGAGCATTCCCCGGGTGGGTCCCCAGATCGTGCGCACCGCCGAGCGGCTGAAGGACGGCTTGAAGCAGGTGCTGGTGCCGGGCATGTTTTTCGAGCAGCTGGGCTTCACCTACCTGGGGCCCGTGGACGGCCACGACCTGGCCGCCGTGGAGGAAGTGCTGCGCCACGCCCGGCGCCTGGAGGGGCCGGTCCTCATCCACACCCATACCCAGAAGGGCAAGGGCTACCGTCTTGCCGAAGGGGATCCGGTCACCTGGCACGGTCCGGGCCCCTTCAAGGTGGAGACGGGGGAATCCCTGCGCCGGTCCGGCGGGGCCCCGTCCTACAGCAAGATTTTCGGCGAGACTTTGACCCGCATGGCGGAGCAGGACGAGAAGATCGTGGCCATCACCGCCGCCATGCCCGACGGCACCGGATTGACGGGTTTCCAGGCCCGCCATCCCGACCGCTTTTACGACGTGGGCATCGCCGAGCAGCACGCCGTCACCTTCGGCGCCGGCCTGGCCTGCGGCGGCATGAAGCCCTTTGTGGCCATCTATTCCACCTTCCTGCAGCGGGCCTACGACCAGATCATCCACGACGTGGCCATTCAAAAACTGCCCGTGCGCTTCTGCATCGACCGGGCCGGCCTGGTGGGCGCCGACGGGGAAACCCACCAGGGGGCCTTCGACATGGCCTACCTGCGCTGCATTCCCAATATGGTGGTCATGGCCCCCAAGGACGAAAAGGAATTCGCCCGCATGCTGGAGACGGCCCGGCAGTACGAGGAGGGGCCCATCGCCCTCCGCTACCCCCGGGGAGCCGGTGTCGGCGCCGTGCCCGATCCGGCCCCGGAGCCCCTGCCCATCGGCCGGGGCGAACTGCTGCGGCCGGGCGCCGATGTGGCCATCATCGCCATCGGCTCCATGGTCCACCCGGCTCTGGCGGCGGCGGAGCAGTTGGCGGCCGGGGGCATCGACGCCGCCGTGGTCAACGCCCGCTTCGTCAAGCCCTTGGATGAGGAACTGCTCCTGGACGTCATCGGCCGGGCGGACTGCGTCGTCACCGTGGAGGAGGGGGCCCGCCAGGGCGGGTTCGGCTCGGCGGTGCTGGAGCTGCTGGCCGACCGGGGCTTGACCCCCGTCGTCCGGCGGCTGGGCCTGCCCGACGTGTTCGTTCCCCACGGCGATGTGGGCGGCTTTCTGGAAGAATTCGGCCTGACGCCCGAGGGCATCGCCGCCGCGGCCGAGGAGGCCCTGGCCGCCGCCGGCAGGCCCCTGTTGGGGCCGGCCCGCCGGCGGGCCGACGCCGTAGGCCGGTGA
- a CDS encoding TlyA family RNA methyltransferase — translation MTAQRLDVWLVEQGYFPSRQRAQGAIMAGRVLVNGVKVDKAGYRVPPGAAVEVKPDPLPFVSRGGLKLNHALDVFGVDPAGRVALDAGASTGGFVDCLLSRGAALVYAVDVGYGQLDWRLRNDPRVRVMERTNLRHLDPAELDPRPDLITLDLSFISLTLVLPNVARCLQPRGEVLPLVKPQFEAGRQAVGKGGIVRDPAVHREVLHKVAAAAQGEGFQVWGVTPSPILGADGNREFFLWLRRGYASEEGQGPLAGEAWEQAVLAVTAEDATTS, via the coding sequence ATGACAGCCCAGCGCCTGGACGTGTGGCTGGTGGAGCAGGGCTACTTCCCCAGCCGGCAGCGGGCCCAGGGCGCCATCATGGCGGGGCGGGTCCTGGTCAACGGGGTGAAGGTGGACAAGGCGGGCTACCGGGTGCCTCCCGGCGCCGCGGTGGAAGTGAAGCCCGATCCCCTGCCCTTCGTCAGCCGGGGCGGCCTCAAATTAAACCACGCCCTGGACGTGTTCGGCGTAGACCCCGCCGGCCGGGTGGCCCTGGACGCCGGCGCCTCCACCGGGGGGTTCGTGGACTGCCTTCTGTCCCGGGGCGCCGCCCTGGTCTATGCCGTGGACGTGGGCTACGGCCAGCTGGACTGGCGCCTGCGCAACGATCCCCGGGTACGGGTCATGGAGCGCACCAACCTGCGCCACCTGGACCCGGCGGAACTGGATCCCCGGCCCGACCTCATCACCTTGGACTTGAGCTTCATTTCCCTGACCTTGGTACTGCCCAACGTGGCCCGGTGCCTGCAGCCCCGGGGCGAGGTGCTCCCTTTGGTGAAGCCCCAGTTTGAAGCGGGGCGCCAGGCCGTAGGCAAGGGGGGCATCGTCCGGGACCCTGCCGTCCACCGGGAAGTGCTCCACAAGGTGGCCGCCGCCGCTCAAGGGGAAGGGTTTCAAGTATGGGGCGTCACCCCGTCGCCCATTTTGGGGGCCGACGGCAATCGGGAGTTTTTCCTTTGGCTCCGGCGGGGTTATGCTTCTGAAGAGGGGCAAGGGCCCCTGGCCGGGGAGGCCTGGGAGCAGGCCGTCCTGGCCGTCACCGCAGAGGATGCTACTACTTCCTAA
- the xseB gene encoding exodeoxyribonuclease VII small subunit, with the protein MSGEAAPNTPQEAQAGAGAGELDLSFEEALAELTKVVEQLEQGDLTLDQALALFETGVGLARHCRRRLDEAEGKIQLLITQNDDVVLVPADEAATG; encoded by the coding sequence ATGAGCGGGGAAGCGGCTCCCAACACGCCCCAGGAAGCCCAGGCCGGCGCCGGGGCGGGAGAACTGGACCTTTCCTTCGAAGAAGCCCTGGCTGAACTGACCAAAGTGGTGGAGCAGCTGGAGCAGGGCGACTTGACCTTGGATCAGGCCCTGGCCCTCTTTGAAACGGGCGTGGGGCTGGCCCGCCACTGCCGCCGGCGCTTGGACGAGGCCGAAGGGAAGATCCAGCTGCTCATCACCCAAAACGACGACGTGGTGCTGGTGCCCGCCGATGAAGCAGCCACGGGATAG
- a CDS encoding ABC transporter ATP-binding protein yields MSRRQAGAPSPPRPHGPGFGFGPRGGMGMAVERPKNFRGTALRLLGYLRPRRLQLALVFLMAVMSTIFAIVSPKIMGQATTKLFEGFLLKQQGVPGAAIDFPGIRTILLQLLALYGISSAFAYGQQYIMAGVAQNTVYDMRRQLNAKLNRLPLRFFDQNPHGDILSRITNDMDNISTTLQQSLTQMITAVVTLAGVLVMMLSISPLLSLLTLLTIPLSALVTGMVTRRSQGYFREQQRTLGRLNGHVEEMFTGHQIVKAFGREAEATGTFAGINDRLYEAGWKAQFISSMLMPLMSLINNLGYVVISVAGGIMVMRRALPIGDIQAFIQYARQLGYPIIHVANIANIIQSTLASAERVFQLLDEAEEREDAERAPAALEKVRGVVRLENVSFRYHPDQPLLEDVNVTAQPGRVVAIVGPTGAGKTTLVNLLMRFYDVDGGRITIDGMDIRDIPRGRLRRLFGMVLQDTWLFNGTIAENIAYGKPGATMEEIVAAAKAAHADHFIRTLPEGYDTMLKEDAANLSQGQKQLLTIARAILSDPVILILDEATSSVDTRTEIQIQEAMARLMAGRTSFVIAHRLSTIRNADLILVMDKGRIVEQGTHSELLARDGFYADLYYSQFSTRPPRKAV; encoded by the coding sequence ATGAGCCGCAGGCAGGCAGGCGCCCCATCCCCGCCCCGGCCCCACGGCCCCGGGTTCGGCTTCGGCCCCAGGGGGGGCATGGGCATGGCGGTGGAGCGGCCGAAAAACTTCAGGGGAACGGCCCTGCGCCTCCTGGGCTACCTGCGGCCCCGGCGGCTACAGCTGGCCCTGGTCTTCCTCATGGCCGTCATGAGCACCATCTTCGCCATCGTGAGCCCCAAGATCATGGGCCAGGCCACCACCAAGCTGTTCGAGGGCTTCCTGCTGAAGCAGCAGGGAGTGCCCGGCGCCGCCATCGACTTCCCCGGCATCCGGACCATCCTGCTGCAATTGCTGGCCCTTTACGGCATCAGTTCCGCCTTTGCCTACGGCCAGCAGTACATCATGGCGGGGGTGGCCCAGAACACCGTCTACGACATGCGCCGGCAGCTGAACGCCAAGCTGAACCGGCTGCCCCTGCGCTTTTTCGACCAGAATCCCCACGGCGACATCCTGAGCCGCATCACCAACGACATGGACAACATCAGCACCACCCTGCAGCAGAGCCTGACCCAGATGATCACCGCCGTGGTCACCCTGGCGGGGGTGCTGGTGATGATGCTGTCCATCAGCCCCCTGCTGTCCCTCCTGACCTTGCTGACCATCCCCCTGTCGGCCCTGGTCACCGGCATGGTCACCCGCCGGTCCCAGGGCTACTTCCGGGAGCAGCAGCGCACCTTGGGCCGGCTCAACGGCCACGTGGAAGAGATGTTCACCGGGCACCAGATCGTGAAGGCCTTCGGGCGGGAGGCAGAGGCCACGGGCACCTTCGCCGGCATCAACGACCGGCTGTATGAGGCCGGCTGGAAGGCCCAGTTCATATCCAGCATGCTCATGCCCTTGATGTCCCTCATCAACAACCTGGGCTACGTGGTCATCAGCGTGGCCGGCGGCATCATGGTCATGCGCCGGGCCCTGCCCATCGGCGACATCCAGGCCTTCATCCAGTACGCCCGCCAGCTGGGCTACCCCATCATCCACGTGGCCAACATCGCCAACATCATCCAGTCCACCCTGGCCTCGGCGGAGCGGGTCTTTCAACTGCTGGACGAGGCGGAGGAAAGGGAGGACGCCGAAAGGGCGCCCGCGGCCCTGGAAAAGGTGCGGGGCGTGGTGCGGCTGGAGAACGTGAGCTTCCGGTACCACCCGGACCAGCCCCTGCTGGAGGATGTAAACGTCACAGCCCAGCCGGGCCGGGTGGTGGCCATCGTGGGCCCCACGGGGGCGGGCAAAACCACCCTGGTGAACCTGCTGATGCGCTTCTACGATGTGGACGGCGGCCGCATCACCATCGACGGGATGGACATCCGGGACATCCCCCGGGGCCGGCTGCGGCGCCTCTTCGGCATGGTGCTCCAGGACACGTGGCTGTTCAACGGCACCATCGCCGAGAACATTGCCTACGGCAAGCCCGGCGCCACCATGGAGGAAATCGTGGCGGCGGCCAAGGCGGCCCACGCCGACCATTTCATCCGCACCCTGCCCGAAGGCTACGACACCATGCTCAAGGAAGACGCGGCCAACCTGTCCCAAGGCCAGAAGCAGCTGCTGACCATCGCCCGGGCCATCCTGTCGGACCCGGTCATCCTGATCCTGGACGAAGCCACCAGCAGCGTGGACACCCGCACGGAGATCCAAATCCAAGAGGCCATGGCCCGGCTCATGGCGGGGCGCACCAGCTTCGTCATCGCCCACCGCCTGTCCACCATCCGCAACGCCGACCTCATCCTGGTCATGGACAAGGGCCGCATCGTGGAGCAGGGCACCCACAGCGAACTGCTGGCCCGGGACGGCTTCTACGCCGATCTTTACTACAGCCAGTTCAGCACCAGGCCGCCCCGGAAAGCGGTTTAA
- the dapA gene encoding 4-hydroxy-tetrahydrodipicolinate synthase, translated as MAEHDALAAGFSNEQNGSLDYRGIFLPITTPFVDDEVSLDNLERNVQMWLIAPAAGFVVLGTTGEFPHLTFEEKVAVVGAAVAAAEDKPVIAGTGANSTRETIALTQAAAEQGARAVMVGTPYYYHYRPELKADALYDHFTAVADASPVPVLLYNFPARTGIVLDPDLVAELAQHPNIAGMKDSSRDLAMFAEYAAAVPDDFALLIGNAGLLLPALTLGARGGILALANVAPWECHELYDLVRQNRLEEAAVLQRRLSLVNAKLSRYGIPGIKALLTMLGYFGGEPRRPMLPLSQDELDDIRATLKEVRMLGC; from the coding sequence ATGGCAGAGCACGACGCCTTGGCTGCAGGATTCAGCAACGAACAAAACGGCTCCCTGGACTACAGGGGCATCTTCCTGCCCATCACTACTCCCTTTGTGGATGACGAAGTCTCCCTGGACAACTTGGAGCGCAACGTGCAGATGTGGCTCATTGCCCCTGCCGCCGGCTTCGTGGTGCTGGGCACCACCGGCGAGTTCCCCCATCTGACCTTCGAGGAGAAGGTGGCGGTGGTGGGCGCGGCGGTGGCGGCGGCCGAGGACAAGCCCGTCATCGCCGGCACCGGCGCCAACTCCACCCGGGAGACCATCGCCCTCACCCAGGCGGCGGCGGAGCAGGGGGCCCGGGCCGTCATGGTAGGAACGCCCTACTACTACCACTACCGGCCCGAATTGAAGGCCGACGCCCTGTATGATCACTTCACCGCCGTGGCCGACGCTTCCCCGGTGCCGGTGCTTCTGTACAACTTCCCGGCCCGCACGGGCATCGTCCTGGACCCCGACCTGGTGGCGGAACTGGCCCAGCATCCCAACATTGCGGGGATGAAGGACTCCAGCCGGGACCTGGCCATGTTCGCCGAATACGCCGCCGCGGTGCCCGACGACTTCGCCCTCCTGATCGGCAACGCCGGCCTGCTTCTGCCGGCCCTCACCCTGGGCGCCCGGGGCGGCATCCTGGCCCTGGCCAATGTGGCGCCCTGGGAATGCCATGAGCTTTACGACCTGGTCCGGCAGAACCGGCTGGAGGAGGCCGCCGTCCTGCAGCGCCGCCTCAGCCTGGTCAACGCCAAGCTGAGCCGGTACGGCATCCCGGGCATCAAGGCCTTGCTGACCATGCTGGGCTATTTCGGCGGCGAGCCCCGGCGCCCCATGCTTCCCTTGTCCCAGGACGAACTGGACGATATCCGGGCCACCTTGAAGGAAGTGCGCATGCTGGGCTGCTGA
- a CDS encoding farnesyl diphosphate synthase, with protein sequence MKQPRDSAQPLTERLWYKRTVAAVDEYLRERLAADHGVPASLAEAMRYAVFGPGKRMRPVLVMAACEAAGGDPRTALPAAAAVELIHTYSLVHDDLPAMDDDDLRRGRPTVHVVYGEATAILVGDALLTLAFDLVAGQLPALCGAQTTVDVTAELAQAAGWRGLIAGQVEDLAAEGRQIDGPALERIHRAKTGALFTACARIGGIIAQADPQKLGALTTYGEAFGLAFQIIDDVLDEVGDAARMGRPRGRDRDRGKATFTSIHGLAAARERAAALVDQALGALSPFGAAGRALAELVHFVAARDH encoded by the coding sequence ATGAAGCAGCCACGGGATAGCGCCCAGCCCCTCACCGAGCGGCTTTGGTACAAGCGCACGGTGGCCGCCGTGGACGAGTACCTGCGGGAGCGGCTGGCCGCCGACCACGGCGTCCCGGCCTCCCTGGCCGAGGCCATGCGCTACGCCGTTTTCGGCCCCGGCAAGCGGATGCGGCCCGTCCTGGTCATGGCCGCCTGCGAGGCCGCCGGGGGCGATCCCCGCACGGCCCTCCCCGCGGCCGCCGCTGTGGAGCTGATCCACACCTACTCCCTGGTTCACGACGACCTGCCCGCCATGGACGACGACGACCTGCGCCGGGGCCGCCCCACGGTCCACGTGGTGTACGGCGAGGCCACGGCCATCCTGGTGGGCGACGCCCTCCTCACCTTGGCCTTCGACCTGGTGGCCGGCCAACTGCCTGCCCTGTGCGGCGCCCAGACCACGGTGGACGTGACGGCCGAATTGGCCCAAGCCGCCGGCTGGCGCGGGCTCATCGCCGGCCAGGTGGAGGACCTGGCCGCCGAGGGCCGGCAGATCGACGGCCCCGCCCTGGAGCGCATCCACCGGGCCAAGACGGGCGCCTTGTTCACCGCCTGCGCCCGCATCGGCGGCATCATCGCCCAAGCCGATCCGCAAAAACTGGGAGCCTTGACCACCTACGGCGAGGCCTTCGGCCTGGCTTTCCAGATCATCGACGACGTGCTGGACGAGGTGGGCGACGCCGCCCGCATGGGCCGGCCCCGGGGCCGGGACCGGGACCGGGGCAAGGCCACCTTTACCAGCATCCACGGCCTGGCAGCCGCCCGGGAGCGGGCCGCGGCCCTGGTGGACCAAGCCTTGGGAGCCCTGTCACCCTTCGGCGCCGCCGGCCGCGCCCTGGCCGAACTGGTGCATTTCGTGGCGGCCCGGGACCACTGA
- a CDS encoding ABC transporter ATP-binding protein has product MIKLLRFLKPYRLAAGLVLLLVLGQSLAELYLPTLMAIIVDQGVVTGNTGLILRVGGRMLLAALGGTAVALTAGYLAARVAGGFARDLRREIFHRVESFSLQEFDRFGTATLITRTTNDVTQIQHVTVMALRMMVSAPMMAVGGIIMAVSLDRHLSLVILGAVPLLAGGIAILAAKTMPLFKVLQDKLDRLTLIAREGLTGIRIIRAFDRTRHESERFDGANRDLTDTAVRVNQLAAVMMPMMMLLLNYTTIAIIWYGGIRIDAGQMQVGSLMAFIQYVMQIMWALLMVSMMFVMLPRAAVSAARLQEVLESVPVIREPAEPVRAVDPQQRGVVAFHNVTFSYPGAERPALRDITFTARPGQVTAIIGGIGSGKSTLVKLIPRFYDVDEGSITVGGVDVRRQPLAELRRQIGWVPQRTFLFSGTVADNIRVGNPGATDEEVRRAAEIAQAAEFIQELEGGWEAPVEQGGTNLSGGQRQRLAIARALVRRPDIYIFDDSFSALDLRTEARLRRMLKEATAQATVIVVAQRVSTIQDADQILVLDEGRLVGLGTHEELLAGCRVYREIVYSQSLEEAGA; this is encoded by the coding sequence ATGATAAAACTGCTGCGGTTCCTCAAGCCTTACCGCCTGGCGGCGGGCCTGGTCCTGCTGCTGGTGCTGGGCCAGTCCCTGGCGGAACTGTACCTGCCCACCTTGATGGCCATCATCGTGGACCAAGGGGTGGTGACGGGCAATACCGGCCTGATCCTGCGGGTGGGCGGGCGCATGCTCCTGGCGGCCCTGGGGGGCACGGCGGTGGCCCTGACGGCGGGCTACCTGGCGGCCCGGGTGGCCGGCGGGTTCGCCCGGGACCTGCGCCGGGAGATTTTCCACCGGGTGGAAAGCTTCTCCCTCCAGGAATTCGACCGGTTCGGCACCGCCACCCTCATCACCCGCACCACCAACGACGTGACCCAGATCCAGCATGTGACGGTCATGGCCCTGCGCATGATGGTCAGCGCCCCCATGATGGCGGTGGGCGGCATCATCATGGCCGTCTCCCTGGACCGGCACCTGTCCCTGGTCATCCTGGGAGCCGTACCCCTGCTGGCGGGGGGCATCGCCATCCTGGCGGCCAAGACCATGCCCCTGTTCAAGGTTCTCCAGGACAAGCTGGACCGGCTGACCTTGATTGCCCGCGAAGGCCTGACAGGCATCCGGATCATCCGGGCCTTCGACCGCACCCGCCACGAATCGGAGCGCTTCGACGGTGCCAACCGGGATTTGACCGACACCGCCGTCCGGGTCAACCAGCTGGCGGCGGTGATGATGCCCATGATGATGCTCCTGCTGAACTACACCACCATCGCCATCATCTGGTACGGGGGCATCCGCATCGACGCCGGCCAGATGCAGGTGGGCAGCCTGATGGCCTTCATCCAGTACGTGATGCAGATCATGTGGGCCTTGCTGATGGTGTCCATGATGTTCGTCATGCTGCCCCGGGCCGCCGTGTCGGCCGCCCGCCTCCAGGAAGTGCTGGAATCGGTGCCCGTCATCCGGGAACCGGCGGAGCCGGTCCGCGCTGTGGACCCGCAGCAGCGGGGCGTGGTGGCCTTCCACAACGTGACTTTCAGTTACCCCGGGGCCGAGCGGCCCGCCCTGCGGGACATCACCTTCACCGCCCGCCCCGGCCAGGTGACGGCCATCATCGGCGGCATCGGCTCGGGCAAATCCACTTTGGTGAAGCTCATTCCCCGCTTCTACGACGTGGATGAAGGGAGTATCACCGTAGGCGGCGTGGACGTGCGCCGGCAGCCCCTGGCGGAACTGCGGCGGCAGATCGGCTGGGTGCCCCAGCGGACTTTCCTGTTCAGCGGCACAGTGGCCGACAACATCCGGGTGGGCAACCCCGGCGCCACCGACGAGGAGGTCCGCCGGGCGGCGGAAATCGCCCAGGCGGCGGAGTTCATCCAAGAGTTGGAGGGGGGCTGGGAGGCCCCCGTAGAGCAGGGCGGCACCAACCTGTCGGGGGGCCAGCGGCAGCGGCTGGCCATCGCCCGGGCCTTGGTGCGCCGGCCCGACATTTACATCTTTGACGACAGTTTTTCCGCCTTGGACTTGAGAACCGAGGCCCGGCTCCGTCGCATGCTGAAGGAAGCCACGGCCCAGGCCACGGTCATCGTGGTGGCCCAGCGGGTGAGCACCATTCAGGACGCCGACCAGATCCTGGTGCTGGACGAAGGCCGCCTGGTGGGCCTGGGCACCCACGAGGAACTGCTGGCGGGCTGCCGGGTTTACCGGGAAATCGTCTACTCCCAAAGCCTGGAGGAGGCGGGGGCATGA